Proteins encoded together in one Terriglobia bacterium window:
- a CDS encoding cytochrome P460 family protein: protein MGLPSGPHNVLIELEDANHHPLDKGTVTFVIPEKFAAEKAPASGQADGEAPPIFGVKIPAGYRDWRLISVAHEEGNLNDLRAILGNDVAIKAYREGKLPFPDGTIIARIAWSSVASEENNKVFGRPQSFVPGLAPDWYLQFMVKDSRKYAATGGWGFAQFNKDGKPADEAPLKTCFPCHEAIKARDLVFTRYAP, encoded by the coding sequence ATGGGTCTTCCCTCCGGTCCGCACAATGTGCTCATTGAATTGGAGGACGCCAACCACCACCCCCTCGACAAAGGCACGGTCACCTTTGTCATTCCAGAAAAGTTTGCGGCCGAAAAGGCCCCGGCCTCTGGACAGGCCGATGGAGAGGCCCCCCCGATCTTCGGAGTCAAGATCCCCGCCGGATACCGCGACTGGAGGTTGATCTCCGTGGCCCACGAAGAGGGCAACCTCAACGATCTGCGCGCCATTCTGGGCAACGACGTAGCGATCAAGGCCTATCGCGAAGGAAAGCTTCCGTTCCCGGACGGCACAATCATTGCCCGAATAGCCTGGAGTTCCGTCGCCTCAGAGGAAAACAACAAAGTCTTTGGCCGTCCCCAATCTTTCGTTCCCGGGCTCGCCCCGGATTGGTACCTTCAGTTTATGGTCAAGGACTCAAGAAAGTACGCCGCGACGGGCGGCTGGGGGTTCGCTCAATTCAATAAGGACGGCAAACCTGCCGACGAGGCACCGCTCAAAACCTGCTTTCCCTGCCACGAGGCTATCAAAGCTCGCGACTTGGTCTTCACCCGTTACGCCCCTTAA
- a CDS encoding alcohol dehydrogenase, producing the protein MAPMKVAQISKAGSDFQIVEREIPKPGVGHVRIQVQACGVCHSDVLTKEGAWPGIQYPRVPGHEVAGLIDEVGVGVSGWKKGQRVGVGWHGGQDGTCLECRRGDFRNCRNLKIAGISYDGGYQQYMVAPVEALVPIPESLSDADAAPLLCAGITTFNALRHSGAFPGDLVAVQGIGGLGHLGVQFANKCGYQVAAIGRGPENASLAKKLGANVYIDSKSTNAAEALQKLGGARVILATAPSSKAMSELIDGLGPNGKLIVIGATFDPIEVTPIQLITGSRTIQGWAAGTPADSEDTLRFAELTGVRPMIEKYPLEKAAEAYARMLSGNAQFRVVLTM; encoded by the coding sequence ATGGCACCCATGAAGGTGGCGCAGATTTCCAAGGCGGGGTCCGATTTCCAGATTGTCGAGCGCGAGATTCCCAAGCCGGGGGTCGGACACGTGCGCATCCAGGTGCAGGCCTGTGGGGTCTGCCACAGTGACGTGCTCACGAAAGAAGGCGCCTGGCCCGGGATTCAGTATCCCCGCGTTCCGGGACACGAAGTCGCAGGCCTCATCGATGAGGTGGGCGTCGGGGTTTCCGGGTGGAAGAAGGGGCAGCGCGTCGGGGTTGGCTGGCACGGTGGGCAGGACGGCACGTGTCTCGAGTGCCGTCGCGGAGATTTTCGCAATTGCCGGAATCTGAAGATTGCGGGCATCAGCTATGACGGCGGGTACCAGCAGTACATGGTGGCTCCGGTGGAGGCCCTGGTGCCGATACCGGAAAGCCTGAGTGACGCCGATGCCGCGCCGCTGCTCTGCGCTGGAATTACCACCTTCAACGCGCTGCGGCACAGCGGTGCGTTTCCCGGCGACCTGGTGGCGGTGCAGGGCATCGGCGGTCTGGGTCACCTCGGAGTTCAATTCGCGAACAAGTGTGGTTATCAGGTCGCGGCCATCGGGCGTGGGCCCGAAAACGCTTCGCTCGCCAAGAAACTCGGAGCCAACGTGTACATCGACAGCAAATCGACGAACGCAGCCGAAGCTTTGCAAAAACTGGGCGGCGCACGCGTCATTCTAGCCACCGCCCCAAGCTCGAAAGCCATGTCCGAGCTGATCGACGGTCTGGGGCCGAACGGCAAGCTCATAGTGATCGGTGCGACCTTTGATCCCATCGAGGTCACCCCGATACAGCTCATTACCGGAAGTCGCACGATTCAAGGCTGGGCCGCCGGCACTCCAGCCGATTCCGAGGACACCCTGCGTTTCGCCGAACTGACCGGCGTGCGTCCCATGATTGAAAAATATCCGCTCGAAAAAGCGGCCGAAGCCTACGCGCGAATGTTGAGCGGCAACGCCCAGTTCCGCGTCGTTCTGACGATGTGA
- a CDS encoding cysteine hydrolase has protein sequence MADLKFEKEITALLVIDPYNDFISEGGKIWDRIRTVAEANDCVPHMLQVLNAARKAKLRVFYALHHRYRPGDYETWKYIAPIQKAAWLHKAFEYGTWGGEIRREFAPQPGDIVALEHWCSSGFANTDLDLQLKRHGIHQLIVMGLIAHTCVEATVRYAAELGYEVTMVKDATASYSDKEMHAALDVNIPNYAGAMVTTNEVVDSIFGSRSERY, from the coding sequence GTGGCAGATTTGAAGTTTGAAAAGGAGATCACCGCGCTTCTCGTCATCGACCCGTATAACGATTTCATTTCTGAGGGAGGCAAAATATGGGACCGCATCCGGACTGTTGCAGAAGCGAATGACTGCGTTCCTCATATGCTGCAGGTCCTGAATGCCGCGCGAAAGGCGAAGCTTCGGGTCTTCTATGCGCTGCATCATCGATACCGTCCGGGCGATTACGAGACCTGGAAGTACATAGCGCCTATTCAGAAGGCAGCTTGGTTGCACAAAGCGTTCGAATACGGCACGTGGGGTGGCGAGATCCGCCGCGAGTTCGCCCCTCAACCGGGCGATATCGTGGCCCTCGAGCATTGGTGTTCCAGTGGCTTCGCCAACACGGATTTGGATTTGCAGCTCAAGAGACACGGTATCCATCAGCTCATCGTCATGGGACTCATCGCACACACGTGTGTAGAGGCCACTGTTCGTTATGCCGCTGAGCTTGGCTACGAGGTCACGATGGTGAAAGATGCGACGGCGAGTTACTCGGATAAGGAGATGCATGCCGCTCTCGACGTGAATATCCCAAACTACGCCGGTGCCATGGTGACCACAAATGAAGTCGTCGATTCGATTTTCGGCAGTAGGAGTGAACGTTATTAA
- a CDS encoding SDR family oxidoreductase: MSSPRKTAIVTGASQGIGAGIVEEFVKRGFNVIANSRRVTQSTEIAASDRVALVDGHIGEPATAARIVETALSRFESIDALVNNAGLFFTKPFTDYTAEDFKSLVSTNVEGFLYVTQLSIKQMLAQKRGGSIVTITAALARNPIRGVTAAVPMITKGGLETITRHLAMEYAKDGIRVNAVAPGVVYTPLHRETPKDVMESLSPMGRPSTVKDIADAVMYLTDAATVTGDTLYVDGGAHIGRW; the protein is encoded by the coding sequence ATGAGCAGCCCAAGGAAGACAGCCATCGTGACCGGAGCTTCGCAGGGGATCGGTGCGGGAATTGTCGAAGAGTTTGTCAAACGGGGTTTCAACGTCATTGCCAATTCCCGGAGGGTGACCCAGTCCACCGAGATCGCGGCTTCCGACCGCGTCGCCCTGGTGGACGGCCACATCGGCGAGCCGGCAACGGCCGCCAGGATCGTCGAGACGGCGCTGTCTCGCTTTGAGTCGATCGACGCGCTGGTCAACAACGCCGGCCTCTTCTTCACCAAGCCGTTCACGGACTACACGGCCGAGGACTTCAAGTCGCTCGTCTCGACGAACGTTGAGGGCTTTCTGTATGTCACCCAACTCTCCATAAAGCAAATGTTAGCGCAGAAGAGGGGCGGGAGCATTGTCACGATCACGGCGGCGCTTGCCCGCAACCCGATCCGGGGCGTCACGGCGGCGGTGCCGATGATCACCAAAGGCGGTCTTGAAACGATCACCCGGCACCTGGCGATGGAGTACGCAAAAGACGGCATCCGTGTGAACGCCGTTGCCCCCGGCGTCGTCTACACGCCGCTTCACCGGGAGACTCCGAAGGACGTGATGGAGAGCTTGTCGCCGATGGGTCGGCCTTCGACGGTCAAGGACATTGCGGACGCGGTCATGTACCTGACCGACGCGGCGACGGTCACGGGTGACACCCTGTACGTCGATGGCGGGGCTCATATCGGTCGCTGGTAA
- a CDS encoding SDR family oxidoreductase has product MSKERPTTKIVVIGGSGLIGAKVVKNLRQQGHKVVAASPSSGVNTITGQGLAAAVAGAQVVVDVANAPSWEDKAVLEFFETSGRNLLAAEAVAGVGHHIALSVVGTDRLLASGYFRAKMAQEKLIKASPVPYTIVRATQFFEFVESIAQTATDGQTVRVPPALMQPIVSNDVAAALAEIAVEQPLNGTIELAGPEPIRMDELVRRFLSANRDTRKVITDAHAGYYGIQVNDQSLTPGDNPRIGPTRFEDWLTRAQAHHA; this is encoded by the coding sequence ATGAGCAAGGAAAGGCCAACGACGAAGATCGTCGTCATTGGCGGCAGCGGACTCATTGGAGCAAAGGTCGTGAAGAACCTGCGTCAGCAGGGCCATAAGGTAGTGGCAGCTTCACCCTCATCGGGCGTCAACACCATCACCGGCCAGGGGCTGGCCGCAGCGGTTGCAGGCGCTCAGGTGGTTGTCGATGTGGCGAACGCGCCTTCGTGGGAAGACAAGGCCGTTTTGGAATTCTTTGAAACGTCCGGCCGCAATCTCCTTGCCGCCGAAGCCGTCGCGGGCGTGGGACATCACATCGCGCTGTCCGTTGTCGGCACCGATCGTCTTCTTGCCAGCGGTTACTTCCGAGCCAAGATGGCGCAGGAAAAGCTGATCAAGGCCTCCCCGGTTCCCTACACGATCGTCCGTGCAACGCAGTTCTTCGAATTCGTCGAAAGCATCGCCCAAACCGCCACCGACGGCCAAACGGTTCGGGTGCCGCCTGCCCTGATGCAGCCCATCGTGTCGAATGATGTCGCCGCCGCGCTGGCCGAGATCGCTGTCGAGCAGCCGCTGAACGGCACGATCGAGCTGGCGGGTCCTGAACCGATCCGTATGGACGAACTCGTCCGACGATTCCTGAGCGCAAACCGGGACACACGGAAGGTGATCACCGATGCCCACGCAGGCTACTACGGCATACAGGTGAACGATCAAAGCCTCACCCCCGGCGACAACCCACGTATCGGCCCGACGCGTTTCGAGGACTGGCTCACCCGTGCGCAAGCGCATCACGCTTGA
- a CDS encoding epoxide hydrolase, producing the protein MTPASATKRGREKADDKNAIRPFHVNVPEADLTELRRRINATRWPDRETVTDQTQGVQLATVQALARYWATAYDWRKCQAQLNALPQFITEIDGLDIHFIHVRSKHENALPLIVTHGWPGSIVEQLKIIDPLTDPTAHGGSASDAFHLVIPSMPGYGFSGKPTTTGWDPAHIARAWVVLMKRLGYTKFVAQGGDWGAVITEQMGVQAPPELLGIHVNMPGIFPADIDGAAFSGAPAPSSLSAEEKIAYERLQFVYQKGIAYGYQMGLRPQTLYGIADSPVGLAAYFLDHDARSYELISRVFAGESEGLTRDDILDNITITWLTNTALSGARLYWENWGKLGYFNAKGVAIPVAVTSFPDELYPTPRSWAEQAFPKLIHYNKVDKGGHFAAWEQPKLFSAELRAGFRSLR; encoded by the coding sequence ATGACCCCAGCCAGTGCTACAAAACGAGGTCGCGAGAAGGCAGATGACAAGAATGCAATCCGTCCGTTTCATGTAAACGTTCCAGAGGCGGATCTGACCGAATTGCGCAGGCGCATCAACGCGACTCGGTGGCCCGATCGCGAGACGGTCACCGATCAAACGCAAGGTGTGCAACTCGCCACGGTTCAGGCCCTCGCACGCTATTGGGCGACCGCGTACGACTGGCGCAAGTGCCAAGCCCAGCTGAACGCCCTGCCGCAGTTCATCACCGAGATCGACGGGCTGGACATTCACTTCATTCACGTCCGGTCAAAGCACGAAAATGCGTTGCCGCTCATCGTCACGCACGGCTGGCCCGGCTCGATCGTCGAGCAGCTGAAGATCATCGATCCGCTGACCGATCCCACGGCGCATGGCGGCAGCGCATCCGATGCGTTCCATCTGGTGATTCCGTCGATGCCCGGCTATGGGTTTTCGGGCAAGCCAACCACCACCGGCTGGGACCCTGCCCATATCGCGCGTGCCTGGGTCGTGCTGATGAAGCGCCTCGGGTACACGAAATTCGTGGCGCAAGGCGGCGATTGGGGCGCGGTTATCACGGAACAAATGGGCGTGCAGGCGCCTCCGGAGTTGCTCGGCATTCACGTCAACATGCCAGGCATTTTTCCAGCCGACATTGATGGGGCGGCCTTTTCCGGGGCGCCGGCACCGTCCAGTCTCTCAGCCGAAGAGAAAATCGCTTACGAGCGACTGCAGTTCGTATATCAAAAGGGCATCGCTTACGGGTACCAGATGGGGCTGCGGCCGCAGACGTTGTACGGAATCGCGGATTCCCCCGTTGGCCTGGCGGCTTATTTCCTTGATCACGACGCACGCAGCTACGAGCTGATCTCACGCGTTTTTGCGGGAGAATCCGAGGGCCTCACGCGGGACGACATCCTCGACAACATCACGATCACCTGGTTGACGAACACGGCGCTTTCCGGCGCCCGTCTCTATTGGGAGAATTGGGGCAAACTCGGGTATTTCAATGCCAAAGGCGTCGCCATCCCCGTTGCCGTGACCTCCTTTCCTGACGAGCTCTACCCGACCCCGCGTAGTTGGGCTGAGCAGGCGTTCCCAAAACTCATCCACTACAACAAGGTCGACAAAGGCGGGCACTTCGCGGCCTGGGAACAGCCGAAGCTCTTTTCAGCAGAGCTTCGCGCGGGCTTCAGATCGCTGCGGTAG
- a CDS encoding enoyl-CoA hydratase/isomerase family protein has product MPDHSQFITDRTHPGRWTITFSNPPINMFVPTTIVELGALMTELEADLSVKVVVFESANPDFFVAHLDVAKAAERPEALGLWRDFVLRLSSTPVVSIAKIRGRTRGIGNEFVLACDMRFASRQSALFGQPEIGVGLVPGGGALEWLPRLVGRSRALEIVLSGDDFDADIAERYGWVNRTLDDDGLDSFVDALVRRLASFDRETLAAAKAQINRFGTPTATELQSSNDLFFPLLALPGAQERRAKIRGIGYGLRSDFELNFGRYLPSFGRADDEDMDTQPTKADRAKAGL; this is encoded by the coding sequence ATGCCTGACCATTCGCAGTTCATCACCGACCGGACCCATCCGGGCCGGTGGACGATCACCTTCAGCAACCCGCCGATCAACATGTTTGTTCCCACAACGATCGTCGAGTTGGGAGCGCTCATGACCGAACTCGAGGCGGACCTGTCCGTGAAGGTCGTCGTGTTCGAGTCGGCGAACCCCGATTTTTTCGTCGCCCACCTCGACGTAGCCAAGGCCGCTGAACGGCCAGAGGCGCTGGGCCTTTGGCGCGACTTTGTGCTGCGCCTCTCGTCCACGCCAGTCGTGAGCATCGCCAAGATTCGCGGCCGCACGCGCGGCATCGGTAACGAATTCGTGCTGGCCTGCGACATGCGCTTCGCCAGCCGGCAAAGCGCCCTATTCGGCCAACCCGAGATCGGTGTCGGACTGGTCCCGGGCGGCGGAGCGCTGGAATGGCTCCCGCGCTTGGTCGGCCGCTCGCGCGCCCTTGAGATCGTCCTCAGCGGCGACGATTTCGACGCTGATATCGCCGAGCGCTACGGCTGGGTGAACCGCACGCTGGACGATGACGGCCTCGACTCGTTTGTCGATGCGCTCGTCCGGCGTCTGGCCTCATTCGACCGTGAAACGCTGGCCGCGGCGAAGGCCCAGATCAATCGGTTCGGGACGCCGACAGCTACCGAGCTTCAGTCGAGCAACGACCTGTTCTTCCCACTGCTGGCCTTGCCAGGTGCGCAGGAGCGCCGTGCCAAGATCCGTGGTATCGGTTACGGTCTTCGGAGCGACTTCGAATTGAACTTCGGCCGGTACCTCCCTTCGTTCGGGCGGGCGGACGACGAAGACATGGATACACAGCCGACCAAAGCAGACCGTGCGAAGGCTGGTCTCTGA